A part of Paenibacillus sp. 481 genomic DNA contains:
- a CDS encoding class I SAM-dependent methyltransferase, with translation MKDSYAGWHWNSWKDTVLFFYKFIRTPHLIGSLIPSSQALALRMMEPVNWHTLETIAELGAGTGVFTKHVMQYKRAESTFLIFEQDTDMRKRLLQQYPHAVMGEHAEHLLSAMQQYGISTLDVVISGLPFAIFSSKLIDDILDQVEQALKPDGLFIAFQYSVHMRKRLAQKFDIDHIRFVLPNIPPAFVYVCRKRSSLPLLIME, from the coding sequence ATGAAAGACAGTTACGCGGGATGGCACTGGAATAGCTGGAAAGACACCGTCTTGTTTTTTTATAAATTTATACGAACCCCCCACTTAATTGGCAGTCTCATTCCTAGCTCACAAGCACTAGCATTACGCATGATGGAGCCTGTGAATTGGCACACACTTGAGACGATTGCCGAACTCGGAGCTGGCACAGGCGTATTTACGAAGCATGTTATGCAATACAAACGTGCAGAATCGACCTTCCTCATTTTTGAACAAGATACGGATATGCGTAAGCGGTTGCTCCAACAATATCCGCACGCTGTTATGGGCGAACACGCAGAACATCTGCTTAGCGCCATGCAGCAGTACGGGATTTCCACCTTAGACGTGGTAATAAGCGGACTTCCGTTTGCCATATTTTCGAGCAAGCTCATTGATGACATTCTAGATCAAGTCGAACAAGCACTAAAGCCTGACGGGTTATTTATTGCCTTTCAATACTCGGTTCATATGCGCAAGCGGCTGGCACAAAAATTCGACATCGACCACATCCGCTTCGTACTGCCAAATATACCGCCCGCTTTTGTTTACGTGTGCCGGAAACGTTCTTCCCTACCTTTACTGATTATGGAATAA
- a CDS encoding AzlC family ABC transporter permease: MQGVKDCLPTVLGYLSIGFAAGVLERAAGLTIMEILLMSLFVYAGSAQFITAGMVLAGAPVTAIIFTIFLANLRHLLMSAALAPYFRHLPIWKNTLIGLQITDETFGVAANHLANRALGSDKWMLGLNVTAYLNWAIANVAGAFFGQWIADPKAWGLDFALPAMFIGLLILQILSRGKLRTDVIVAASAAIIAFIGGLVGLDSFSIIIATVVAATMGMVVEKWK; the protein is encoded by the coding sequence ATGCAAGGTGTAAAAGATTGCTTACCAACTGTGCTTGGCTATTTAAGCATCGGCTTCGCCGCCGGTGTGCTCGAACGAGCAGCAGGGTTAACGATTATGGAAATTCTCCTTATGTCCCTGTTCGTCTACGCCGGGTCCGCACAATTTATTACCGCGGGCATGGTGCTGGCTGGCGCTCCGGTGACCGCCATTATTTTCACTATTTTTCTGGCAAATCTTCGACACTTGCTGATGAGTGCTGCACTTGCGCCCTATTTTCGCCATCTTCCTATTTGGAAAAATACGTTGATCGGGCTTCAAATTACCGATGAAACGTTCGGTGTGGCAGCTAATCATTTAGCTAACCGAGCGTTAGGCAGCGACAAGTGGATGCTTGGACTAAACGTAACGGCTTATTTGAACTGGGCTATTGCTAATGTGGCTGGCGCATTTTTTGGACAATGGATCGCTGATCCGAAAGCATGGGGCCTTGATTTTGCACTGCCTGCGATGTTTATCGGTTTGTTAATCTTGCAAATCTTAAGCAGAGGCAAGCTGCGTACCGATGTCATCGTTGCCGCTAGCGCTGCCATTATAGCTTTCATAGGCGGTTTAGTAGGTTTGGACAGCTTCAGCATTATTATTGCAACCGTAGTTGCAGCAACGATGGGGATGGTGGTTGAAAAATGGAAGTAA
- a CDS encoding AzlD domain-containing protein, which produces MEVSWYLFLIIMGGAIVTMIPRVLPLVLLSKIQIPDWGIRWLSHIPVAVMAALLAHELLLPTSEFSILHNNLRLLAAVPALLVAYFTRSLLGTVTVGMLTMMALRWFT; this is translated from the coding sequence ATGGAAGTAAGCTGGTACTTATTCCTTATTATTATGGGCGGAGCGATCGTGACGATGATTCCACGCGTATTGCCGCTAGTCTTATTAAGTAAAATTCAAATACCTGACTGGGGAATACGTTGGCTTAGTCATATTCCGGTCGCCGTCATGGCCGCTTTGCTGGCGCATGAGTTGCTGTTGCCGACCTCGGAATTTTCCATTTTACATAATAATTTACGACTGTTAGCTGCTGTTCCCGCGCTACTTGTCGCTTATTTTACCCGTAGCTTACTTGGTACGGTCACGGTTGGTATGCTAACGATGATGGCGCTGCGCTGGTTCACCTAA
- a CDS encoding glutathione peroxidase, with protein sequence MSNLYDMEVNTPAGEATSLREYENNVLLIVNTASKCGFTPQFKELQSLYETYKERGFTVLGFPCDQFAKQEFDNMNETMEFCQLNYGVSFPMFAKVDVKGEQAHPLFSHLTSAKKGLLGSDVKWNFTKFLVDRQGRVIDRYAPQTNPSKLAKDIEGLL encoded by the coding sequence ATGTCGAACCTCTATGATATGGAAGTGAACACGCCTGCTGGCGAAGCAACATCGTTGCGTGAATATGAAAATAACGTTCTACTCATCGTCAATACAGCAAGCAAATGTGGCTTTACGCCGCAATTTAAAGAGCTGCAATCGCTCTACGAAACGTATAAAGAGCGCGGCTTTACCGTACTTGGCTTCCCTTGCGATCAATTCGCCAAGCAAGAGTTCGACAACATGAATGAAACGATGGAGTTTTGCCAGTTGAATTATGGCGTTTCGTTCCCTATGTTCGCTAAAGTGGATGTAAAAGGTGAGCAGGCTCATCCTTTGTTCTCTCATTTGACGTCTGCGAAAAAAGGGCTACTTGGCAGCGATGTGAAATGGAATTTCACCAAGTTTCTCGTTGATCGCCAAGGCCGTGTCATTGATCGCTACGCCCCGCAAACGAACCCAAGTAAATTGGCGAAAGATATTGAAGGGCTGCTGTAG
- the serS gene encoding serine--tRNA ligase — MLDMHWIRQYPERVQEAADLKGIRFSVQELLDSDHKRRSLLTAVDELRRERNEVSTRIGQYMRATHRNHGKKHEARLGADATPLEHNQTQEQKQEQEQALKQDLQLDLELDLEFDLEQLKQQVNLANEQLAELEMELAQAEQHYKQLILLVPNLPSPDSPVGQTDEDNVEVRRVGEPTVQQEDAALDHVALGERLGLIDMGRGVKVAGTRQYYLTGAGVYLHRAVQQLAMDLLVRQGFVPLEVPLMVREQALTASGFFPYGQEQTYAVADDQWLVGTSEVSLISYYAGEIVDLSSGPICLAGASTCFRREVGSAGRDVRGLYRVHQFAKVEQVIICRNDAAEADRLLQHILSNAEQILQLLELPYRVMAVCTGDMSEKTHKQYDIETWMPSRGAYGETHSASNLLDFQARRSNIRFRDGEGKLQYAYTLNNTAVASPRILIPLLENHQRPDGSIYIPEALRPYMYGMTEIKA, encoded by the coding sequence ATGTTAGACATGCATTGGATTCGCCAATACCCAGAACGAGTGCAAGAGGCTGCTGATTTAAAAGGAATTCGCTTCTCGGTGCAAGAACTGCTAGATTCGGATCATAAGCGCCGTTCGCTGTTAACAGCTGTTGATGAGCTACGTCGGGAGCGAAACGAAGTTTCGACCCGTATTGGGCAATATATGCGAGCAACACATCGCAATCACGGCAAGAAACATGAAGCCAGACTTGGAGCTGATGCTACCCCTCTAGAGCACAATCAGACGCAGGAGCAAAAGCAGGAGCAGGAGCAAGCTCTAAAGCAAGATTTGCAGCTCGATTTGGAACTTGATTTGGAGTTCGACTTGGAACAATTAAAGCAGCAGGTCAACTTGGCGAATGAACAATTGGCTGAACTAGAAATGGAGCTGGCACAGGCTGAGCAGCACTATAAACAGCTTATACTGCTCGTCCCTAACCTCCCTTCGCCAGATTCGCCTGTTGGGCAGACAGACGAAGATAATGTTGAAGTTCGCAGGGTAGGCGAACCAACTGTGCAGCAGGAAGACGCAGCGCTTGACCATGTCGCGCTTGGGGAGCGGCTCGGCCTTATCGATATGGGACGCGGCGTCAAAGTGGCCGGAACGCGCCAATATTATTTGACCGGAGCAGGCGTCTACTTGCATCGAGCTGTGCAGCAGCTTGCGATGGATCTACTTGTGCGGCAAGGATTTGTGCCGCTGGAAGTGCCTCTTATGGTACGCGAACAAGCGTTAACGGCATCTGGCTTTTTCCCGTACGGTCAAGAGCAGACTTATGCGGTAGCCGATGACCAATGGCTCGTAGGCACATCGGAGGTCAGCTTAATCTCGTACTATGCGGGCGAAATTGTAGATTTAAGCAGCGGGCCTATTTGTTTGGCAGGAGCTTCGACGTGCTTCCGCCGTGAAGTCGGATCGGCAGGACGCGATGTGCGTGGACTGTACCGTGTACATCAATTTGCCAAAGTGGAGCAAGTTATCATTTGCCGCAATGATGCAGCTGAAGCGGACCGATTGCTACAGCACATCCTCAGCAATGCGGAGCAAATATTGCAGTTGCTGGAGCTACCTTATCGAGTGATGGCCGTATGTACAGGCGACATGTCGGAAAAGACGCATAAGCAGTATGATATTGAAACGTGGATGCCTAGCCGCGGAGCTTACGGTGAAACGCATTCGGCTTCGAATTTGCTGGACTTTCAAGCACGACGGTCGAATATCCGCTTCCGCGACGGCGAGGGTAAGCTGCAATATGCTTATACATTGAACAATACAGCCGTTGCCAGCCCGCGCATCTTGATCCCATTGCTGGAAAATCATCAGCGCCCAGACGGTTCGATTTACATTCCAGAAGCGCTGCGACCGTATATGTATGGTATGACCGAAATTAAAGCATAA
- the ppdK gene encoding pyruvate, phosphate dikinase, whose protein sequence is MSKRIYHFHEGQVALKPLLGGKGANLAEMTGLGLPIPPGFTITTAACLAYEEAGQILPLGLMEEVQQALFLLEQRKQLKLGDRHNPLLVSVRSGAVASMPGMMDTILNLGLNDETVEGLAILTQDERFAYDCYRRFLHMFSTVVLYIPTVLFEDMVHLMKQERGFVEDHDVTADGWKEVCQSFKQAILERTGDSFPQQVEQQLQMAIEAVFRSWHNPRAQVFRRTYGIPDAQGTAVNIQAMVFGNWGEDSGTGVLFTRNPSTGEKMIYGEYLANAQGEDVVAGVRTPLSISHLDAEMPYIYEQLVDTALKLEQHYKDMQDIEFTVEQGQLYLLQTREGKRTAQAAVKIAVDLVREGVISPEEAVERMEPMHMDQLLHRSIRHGEALTVLAQGLPASPGAASGQVVFDADTAVQWKSEGRSVLLVSTETTPDDIHGVIAAAGVLTSRGGMTSHAAVVARGMGKPCVCGCATLVIDAQSGTLRLGNVTVREGEALTIDGATGQVILGTVELQEPQVTAELAELLRMADSIRELQVYANADTPEDAAKAREFGAQGIGLCRTEHMFMSPERLPVVQAMILAESDVERAAALRRILPMQQADFEGIFAAMDGLPVTIRLLDPPLHEFLPSLYDLKDQLHQVEAGLSTGIERERLTHVLRKVESLHETNPMLGLRGCRLGLLFPDIYDMQIEAVFLAARASIHRGVAVLPDIMVPLVGHVNELSRLRKRIDECAERVLGVERLLCPYRVGTMIEVPRAALTAGEIAQHAEFFSFGTNDLTQMTFGYSRDDAEGKFLAQYLETGILPVNPFQVLDQDGVGQLIELAAARGKAMNANLKTGICGEHGGDSKSIAFCHAIGLDYVSCSPYRIPNARIAAAQAVLQHRKQHMQASLSQQAERMSKRKVEAI, encoded by the coding sequence ATGAGCAAGCGGATATATCATTTTCACGAGGGTCAGGTGGCCTTGAAGCCGTTGTTAGGCGGAAAAGGGGCAAACTTAGCCGAAATGACGGGACTTGGGCTGCCCATCCCACCGGGATTCACGATTACGACGGCGGCTTGCTTGGCGTATGAGGAAGCGGGGCAAATACTGCCGCTTGGGCTGATGGAAGAGGTGCAGCAGGCGCTGTTTCTTCTAGAGCAACGCAAGCAGTTGAAATTAGGAGATAGACACAATCCGCTGCTCGTCTCCGTTCGCTCGGGAGCTGTTGCTTCGATGCCGGGGATGATGGATACGATATTAAACTTGGGTCTAAATGATGAGACAGTAGAGGGGCTAGCAATACTTACGCAGGATGAGCGATTTGCGTACGATTGTTACCGTAGATTTTTGCATATGTTTAGCACGGTTGTTCTGTACATTCCTACTGTGTTATTTGAAGATATGGTTCACCTCATGAAGCAAGAAAGGGGCTTTGTTGAGGATCACGATGTGACGGCTGACGGTTGGAAGGAAGTGTGTCAGTCGTTCAAGCAAGCCATTCTGGAACGGACAGGTGATTCGTTTCCCCAGCAAGTAGAGCAGCAGCTGCAAATGGCGATTGAGGCCGTATTCCGCAGCTGGCACAATCCGCGTGCGCAAGTGTTCCGTCGTACGTACGGTATTCCGGATGCGCAAGGAACGGCGGTCAACATTCAAGCGATGGTGTTCGGCAACTGGGGAGAAGATAGCGGCACAGGCGTCTTATTTACCCGCAACCCTTCTACGGGTGAAAAAATGATTTACGGCGAATATTTAGCAAACGCACAAGGTGAGGATGTCGTGGCGGGGGTGCGTACGCCGTTGTCTATTAGTCATTTGGATGCGGAGATGCCGTACATTTATGAGCAGTTAGTGGATACGGCGTTAAAGTTGGAGCAGCATTACAAAGATATGCAAGATATTGAATTTACGGTGGAGCAAGGGCAGTTATATTTGCTGCAAACCCGCGAAGGCAAACGAACGGCACAAGCGGCGGTTAAAATTGCGGTTGATCTCGTGCGCGAAGGCGTTATTTCGCCGGAAGAGGCGGTCGAGCGAATGGAACCGATGCATATGGATCAGTTGTTGCATCGCTCGATTCGACACGGCGAAGCGCTAACCGTGCTAGCCCAAGGACTGCCTGCTTCGCCAGGAGCTGCCTCCGGCCAAGTCGTATTCGACGCAGACACGGCTGTGCAGTGGAAGAGCGAAGGGCGTAGCGTGCTGCTTGTCAGCACGGAAACGACGCCGGATGATATTCACGGCGTTATTGCAGCCGCAGGCGTGCTGACGAGTAGGGGCGGCATGACAAGCCACGCCGCAGTTGTGGCGCGAGGCATGGGTAAGCCGTGCGTATGTGGCTGTGCTACGCTCGTGATTGATGCGCAGAGCGGCACGCTGCGCCTTGGCAACGTAACGGTGCGCGAGGGTGAAGCGTTGACGATAGATGGTGCCACGGGGCAGGTCATTCTTGGCACAGTAGAGTTGCAAGAGCCGCAAGTGACGGCAGAGCTTGCGGAATTGCTGCGCATGGCGGATAGCATTCGCGAGCTGCAAGTTTACGCCAACGCGGATACGCCGGAAGATGCTGCAAAAGCACGCGAATTCGGTGCACAAGGCATCGGGCTATGTCGCACAGAGCATATGTTTATGAGCCCAGAACGACTGCCCGTCGTACAGGCGATGATCTTGGCGGAGTCGGACGTTGAACGTGCTGCTGCGCTGCGGCGCATTTTGCCGATGCAGCAAGCGGACTTTGAAGGTATTTTTGCGGCAATGGACGGTTTGCCGGTGACGATCAGGTTGCTGGACCCGCCGCTGCATGAATTTTTGCCAAGCTTGTATGATTTGAAGGATCAGTTACACCAAGTGGAAGCGGGATTGAGCACAGGCATTGAGCGTGAGCGGCTGACTCATGTTCTTCGCAAAGTAGAATCACTGCATGAGACGAATCCGATGCTCGGCTTACGTGGCTGTCGGTTAGGCTTGTTGTTTCCTGATATTTACGATATGCAGATCGAGGCGGTGTTCTTAGCTGCGCGTGCAAGTATTCATCGCGGAGTTGCTGTACTGCCCGATATTATGGTGCCGCTAGTCGGGCATGTAAATGAATTGAGCCGACTGCGCAAGCGGATTGATGAATGTGCAGAGCGTGTGCTGGGTGTGGAGCGGCTGCTATGCCCTTATCGAGTAGGCACGATGATTGAAGTGCCGCGAGCAGCATTGACGGCAGGCGAAATTGCACAGCATGCCGAGTTCTTTTCATTTGGTACAAACGATTTGACCCAAATGACGTTTGGCTATAGCCGCGATGACGCTGAAGGGAAATTTTTAGCGCAATATTTGGAGACAGGAATATTGCCTGTTAACCCCTTTCAAGTGCTTGACCAAGACGGTGTTGGTCAGCTTATCGAGTTGGCGGCTGCACGTGGCAAGGCTATGAATGCTAATTTGAAGACGGGAATTTGCGGTGAACACGGTGGCGACAGCAAGTCGATTGCATTTTGTCATGCCATTGGGCTAGACTACGTAAGTTGCTCGCCCTATCGCATTCCGAACGCACGCATTGCGGCTGCACAAGCGGTACTACAGCACAGAAAGCAGCACATGCAGGCTTCTTTGTCCCAGCAAGCGGAGCGCATGTCGAAGCGGAAAGTGGAAGCTATTTAG
- a CDS encoding RNA polymerase sigma factor has protein sequence MQDDVTLIKLILEGDQDSYVQLINKHKQRLYAFIYRMMGQTQDAQDMTQEVFIKAYLNLHRYTHQGSFWTWLSRIAYHHCIDEIRKRKRIQHIPLLDIEIPEQVTPEDILLEKEQTDTLWQLVIQLPPDYRDVILLRHVQQLSYNEISDVIGLPVSTVQIRLHRARKKLREMIVQQSTQGGKFYELLEV, from the coding sequence ATGCAGGATGATGTTACGCTTATAAAGCTTATTTTAGAAGGGGATCAAGATTCATACGTGCAACTCATTAATAAACATAAACAACGGCTGTATGCGTTTATTTATAGAATGATGGGACAAACTCAAGACGCGCAAGATATGACACAGGAAGTGTTTATTAAAGCTTACTTGAATTTGCATCGCTATACGCATCAAGGATCGTTTTGGACATGGCTAAGCCGAATTGCTTATCATCATTGTATCGACGAAATTCGTAAACGAAAGCGAATACAACATATACCGCTACTCGACATTGAAATTCCCGAACAAGTAACTCCAGAAGATATATTACTGGAAAAAGAGCAAACGGATACATTGTGGCAACTAGTCATTCAGCTTCCGCCTGACTACCGCGATGTTATTTTACTACGCCACGTCCAGCAGTTAAGTTATAACGAAATTAGCGATGTTATTGGACTTCCTGTAAGCACGGTACAAATCAGATTGCATCGCGCTCGTAAAAAATTACGGGAAATGATTGTCCAACAATCCACACAAGGAGGTAAGTTCTATGAATTGCTTGAAGTTTGA
- a CDS encoding DUF4179 domain-containing protein has product MNCLKFDQFMKYLYNDVTKDEAILFHAHLERCTTCRSQLEMYQMETALLDTLSYCPPLPESFASNVMAAIEGKKPLHWKTNNDERTQSRFHFDMAGHENEFTQPLQHWTVPDSELGIERPVETRQQRKRRAQQSRRKRIKIVALASTTMFIAASMLGAYMSPTFAAYVKSLFLFYKSHEGTKQAAQQGHALPIDMKVTDKGYTLIVKEALLDPLQLSIAFRLHYNGKPVSTELVMKHALWSDPPPGSDKLVPPINTFELLDESNKPIQQTQLSWSQHHLDTVLQLPIHSSLDKGAVKALNEIPDKVYIKFNVNQIGDTNGMWHVKVPIDIQKAKAASNWMMLDKSHLSPLGLDISLLQLRHGPSRSELFLHTSNTEVWAKRLKDMKAEQRQDIMLDWYGLFYQIKDQQGNIVAAWDGMSQGQMQLGHKNIVREAFFGSGGYEQHSYLPFGNKQHLIFELKSIYTNEPLQLALKLHSNAARTTTEPLTVVHEGTTIRVKPIKQQGKQDITTVKLVNGSGTYKGEGFILEMDMTHPLGTALYSAWTITDEKGTPLEYTEDLAPKRAADGSYHIRKWFFFEGMKKLPQQMILKPKVKVRSHTVDWSTPLPSKP; this is encoded by the coding sequence ATGAATTGCTTGAAGTTTGATCAGTTCATGAAATACCTCTATAACGATGTAACGAAAGATGAAGCGATTTTATTTCATGCTCACCTAGAGCGTTGTACAACATGTCGTTCACAGTTAGAAATGTATCAAATGGAAACCGCGCTGCTGGATACGTTAAGCTATTGTCCACCGTTACCAGAGTCGTTCGCTTCCAATGTCATGGCCGCTATCGAAGGTAAGAAGCCCCTGCATTGGAAAACGAACAATGACGAACGAACACAGTCACGGTTTCATTTTGATATGGCTGGGCATGAGAATGAATTCACACAGCCCTTGCAACATTGGACTGTGCCAGACTCTGAGCTTGGTATAGAGCGCCCCGTTGAGACTCGCCAACAACGTAAACGTCGGGCACAACAATCTCGCCGTAAACGAATTAAAATCGTAGCTTTAGCAAGTACAACCATGTTTATTGCCGCCTCTATGCTTGGTGCCTATATGTCGCCGACATTTGCAGCGTATGTAAAGTCATTATTTCTTTTTTACAAAAGTCATGAAGGTACCAAACAAGCAGCTCAACAAGGCCACGCGCTGCCCATTGATATGAAAGTGACTGATAAAGGCTACACGTTAATTGTTAAAGAAGCGCTGCTCGATCCGTTACAGCTATCAATTGCATTTCGTCTTCACTACAATGGGAAACCCGTTTCAACCGAATTAGTAATGAAACATGCCCTTTGGTCTGATCCACCGCCAGGAAGCGATAAGCTTGTCCCTCCTATCAACACATTTGAGTTGCTAGATGAGTCCAACAAGCCGATTCAGCAAACGCAGTTAAGCTGGTCCCAACACCATCTTGATACGGTGCTGCAACTTCCGATTCATTCTTCCTTGGATAAAGGCGCAGTCAAAGCCTTGAATGAAATTCCAGATAAGGTTTATATAAAGTTTAATGTAAACCAAATTGGCGATACAAATGGAATGTGGCATGTAAAGGTTCCGATTGATATTCAAAAAGCAAAGGCAGCTTCAAATTGGATGATGCTGGACAAGTCACATTTGTCTCCACTTGGTCTCGATATTTCGCTATTGCAGTTGCGTCATGGGCCGAGTCGCTCGGAGCTATTTTTGCACACAAGCAACACCGAGGTGTGGGCGAAACGGTTGAAAGATATGAAGGCGGAACAACGACAAGATATTATGCTTGATTGGTACGGTTTGTTCTATCAAATCAAGGATCAGCAAGGGAATATCGTTGCGGCTTGGGATGGTATGTCGCAAGGGCAAATGCAGCTTGGTCATAAAAACATCGTTCGCGAAGCCTTTTTTGGGAGCGGAGGTTATGAGCAGCACAGTTATTTGCCATTCGGAAATAAGCAACATTTGATATTTGAGCTTAAGTCTATTTATACGAACGAGCCTCTTCAGTTAGCGCTCAAGCTTCATTCAAACGCAGCAAGAACAACGACAGAGCCGTTAACTGTTGTTCATGAGGGCACAACTATTCGTGTTAAACCGATAAAACAACAAGGTAAACAAGACATTACCACAGTCAAGCTGGTGAATGGGTCTGGAACTTATAAAGGAGAAGGCTTTATCTTAGAAATGGATATGACACATCCTCTGGGTACCGCCTTATATAGTGCTTGGACTATTACTGACGAAAAGGGAACTCCGCTGGAGTATACGGAAGACTTAGCTCCAAAGCGTGCAGCGGACGGTTCATATCATATTCGCAAGTGGTTCTTTTTTGAGGGCATGAAGAAGCTACCACAGCAAATGATACTGAAACCGAAAGTCAAAGTACGGTCGCACACGGTCGATTGGTCGACCCCACTGCCATCCAAGCCATAA
- a CDS encoding sugar O-acetyltransferase, translating to MKSEKEKMIAGEAYLAADPELIADRLSARKLTRLFNATLETEVEQRSVLLKELFGSTGNNLYMEPDFRCDYGYNIHVGENFYANFNCVILDVCEVRIGKNAMLAPCVQIYTAYHPLDAATRISGVEYGAPITIGDNVWIGGGAIIMPGVTIGDNVVIGAGSVVTKDIPANVVVAGNPGRVIKQLSN from the coding sequence ATGAAGTCAGAAAAAGAAAAAATGATAGCTGGGGAAGCTTACCTCGCTGCCGATCCGGAATTGATCGCAGATCGCTTAAGCGCACGCAAGCTCACGCGCTTGTTCAATGCAACACTGGAGACAGAAGTTGAGCAGCGGAGTGTGTTGCTGAAAGAGTTGTTCGGCTCTACAGGGAACAACTTGTACATGGAGCCCGATTTCCGTTGCGATTACGGGTACAACATCCATGTTGGTGAGAACTTTTACGCTAACTTTAATTGTGTGATTTTGGATGTGTGTGAAGTACGCATTGGCAAAAATGCAATGCTTGCACCATGCGTTCAGATTTATACGGCTTACCATCCGCTTGATGCGGCTACGCGTATCTCAGGTGTTGAGTACGGGGCACCGATAACGATCGGAGATAATGTATGGATTGGCGGGGGAGCGATCATTATGCCAGGCGTTACGATTGGCGACAATGTCGTCATCGGTGCTGGAAGTGTAGTGACGAAGGATATTCCAGCAAATGTTGTCGTGGCAGGAAATCCAGGCCGTGTTATTAAGCAATTAAGTAATTAA
- a CDS encoding efflux RND transporter periplasmic adaptor subunit has product MNDVRRTDSKLSRRNRAYKLLAAITASLVLLSACSAAPAAEETKAQTDNAQATTLKVGILKVTNKPIGKPEEVIGDIVPSVTMDITPKGNGDVIEVFKKRGDFVKKGELLARLDTEAVRGKKRRAEIALQKARADLTKAEADKKFGKKEKQDAVTKAERDLEKQQKELNKLKNGYDEGTVEKSEVDKFEATFKNSVIDLEALKTKLFAHDSQNTLLAEKNGISSAELDIQEANQTLQHADIKAPTTGLLTEWNLLSGMNVAQGTKQGQITNIDPITVKAKLTETALEFVKGKKALTFYISGNSQQTYTGTISYLSEVMDVNTRTYTLELKADNAKRLLKPGIKIQLRLENESARNVPAIPTTSIIREHGATFVFIYKDGAALKRPVKLGALVGSEYEVIDGLQAGETIIVAGQHEVKDKQRVELTK; this is encoded by the coding sequence ATGAATGATGTGCGACGCACGGACAGCAAACTCTCAAGACGGAATCGAGCATACAAGTTATTAGCTGCCATTACGGCAAGCTTGGTTCTATTATCGGCATGTTCTGCTGCTCCAGCAGCAGAGGAAACGAAAGCCCAAACGGATAATGCTCAGGCAACAACGTTAAAAGTAGGGATTTTAAAAGTGACAAATAAGCCTATCGGTAAGCCTGAGGAAGTGATAGGTGATATTGTGCCATCTGTGACGATGGACATTACTCCAAAAGGTAATGGCGATGTCATCGAGGTATTTAAGAAGCGGGGTGATTTCGTAAAAAAAGGCGAGCTTCTAGCTCGTCTTGATACGGAAGCGGTTCGTGGTAAAAAGAGAAGAGCTGAAATTGCTTTGCAAAAAGCAAGAGCTGATCTCACTAAGGCAGAAGCAGACAAGAAGTTTGGGAAAAAAGAGAAGCAGGATGCGGTAACGAAGGCGGAACGCGATCTTGAGAAGCAACAAAAGGAACTGAACAAGCTGAAGAACGGCTATGATGAGGGCACCGTAGAGAAATCGGAAGTGGATAAATTCGAAGCGACATTTAAAAATAGCGTGATCGATTTAGAAGCGCTCAAAACAAAGCTGTTCGCACATGATAGCCAAAATACGCTGTTAGCGGAAAAGAACGGGATTTCTAGTGCGGAGCTCGATATTCAGGAGGCTAATCAAACCTTACAACATGCGGATATCAAAGCCCCTACTACAGGCTTGTTGACCGAATGGAACTTGCTTTCAGGTATGAACGTTGCCCAAGGAACGAAGCAAGGTCAGATTACGAATATTGATCCGATTACTGTGAAGGCAAAATTAACAGAAACGGCGCTGGAATTCGTGAAAGGGAAGAAGGCACTTACCTTTTATATTTCCGGAAATTCGCAACAAACGTATACCGGAACAATCTCATACTTGTCTGAAGTGATGGATGTAAACACACGTACGTATACGTTGGAATTGAAAGCAGACAATGCGAAGCGTCTGTTGAAGCCAGGTATAAAGATCCAATTGAGATTAGAAAATGAGTCAGCTCGTAATGTTCCAGCTATACCAACAACGTCTATTATTCGAGAACATGGTGCCACATTCGTGTTTATCTACAAAGATGGAGCTGCGCTGAAACGTCCAGTCAAATTGGGGGCCTTAGTCGGATCCGAATACGAAGTTATTGACGGATTGCAAGCAGGGGAGACCATTATTGTAGCTGGACAGCATGAAGTCAAAGATAAACAGCGAGTGGAGCTGACCAAGTAG